Proteins encoded within one genomic window of Acinetobacter sp. YWS30-1:
- a CDS encoding PilN domain-containing protein, with protein sequence MAKINLLPWRDELRIKRNNEFVAICAGALFLGLAAAGSTWFYYDQKLQDQEQANQLVVSTNQNLDVQLKALDGLQDQRNAIVERMKLIQGLQTQRPIAVHLIDEIVRVTPSNMYITKFQRTGDKFTIEGKAESPNTVAELLRNLEASTWYRNAFMNAFLVAEEPKDKAPSSVIPRVEESYGSFTVTVDLDQIAEPTLKEGQTPATTTAEASS encoded by the coding sequence ATGGCAAAGATTAACTTACTCCCTTGGCGCGATGAGCTAAGAATTAAAAGAAATAATGAATTTGTAGCGATTTGCGCAGGGGCACTTTTTCTAGGATTGGCAGCAGCAGGTTCAACCTGGTTCTATTACGATCAAAAACTTCAGGATCAGGAACAGGCCAATCAGCTGGTGGTCAGTACTAACCAGAATCTGGATGTACAGCTGAAAGCATTGGATGGTTTACAAGACCAGCGTAATGCAATTGTTGAACGTATGAAGCTGATTCAGGGTTTACAGACTCAACGGCCGATCGCAGTTCACCTGATTGATGAAATTGTACGGGTCACACCAAGCAATATGTACATTACCAAATTCCAGCGTACCGGCGATAAATTCACCATTGAAGGTAAGGCGGAAAGTCCGAATACAGTGGCTGAATTGCTACGTAATCTGGAGGCTTCTACCTGGTATCGTAATGCATTTATGAATGCTTTCCTGGTTGCTGAAGAACCAAAAGATAAAGCGCCATCATCAGTGATTCCTCGAGTGGAAGAATCTTATGGCAGCTTTACGGTCACGGTTGATCTGGATCAAATCGCTGAGCCAACACTTAAAGAAGGACAAACACCAGCCACAACTACAGCGGAGGCATCATCATGA
- the aroK gene encoding shikimate kinase AroK — MPSKEFETLPNIYLVGPMGAGKTTVGRHLAELLGREFLDSDHEIERKTGATIPWIFEKEGEKGFRHRETVVIDELTSRPQLVLATGGGAITQAPNRDYLKQRGIVVYLYTPVEIQLQRTYRDKNRPLLQVENPEQKLRDLLAVRDPLYREVAHYIIETNQGAARDLAQRILNLILPKK; from the coding sequence TTGCCAAGCAAAGAGTTTGAAACCCTGCCAAATATCTATTTGGTAGGGCCGATGGGGGCCGGTAAAACAACAGTAGGACGACATTTAGCAGAACTGTTAGGACGAGAATTTCTGGACAGCGATCATGAAATTGAGCGGAAAACAGGGGCTACTATTCCCTGGATCTTTGAAAAAGAGGGTGAAAAGGGTTTTCGTCATCGTGAAACTGTTGTAATTGATGAGTTAACCTCACGCCCACAGCTGGTACTTGCAACTGGTGGTGGTGCAATTACTCAGGCTCCTAATCGGGATTATTTAAAGCAGCGAGGTATCGTTGTTTATCTTTACACTCCAGTTGAAATTCAGCTTCAGCGAACCTATCGCGACAAAAACCGTCCCTTGTTACAAGTCGAAAATCCTGAACAGAAACTCAGAGATCTGCTTGCAGTGCGGGATCCGTTATACCGGGAAGTCGCACATTACATCATTGAGACCAATCAGGGGGCTGCACGAGATTTGGCGCAGCGTATTCTGAATCTCATTCTTCCAAAAAAATAA
- the ponA gene encoding penicillin-binding protein PBP1a, with protein sequence MKKLSCSGLVHPFFLIIIIILISIPMGFYGMYLYIAPSLPEMSTLKKAPLLKPLQVFSSDNELIAEYGGKLSVPVNYEQIPKEFIHAFLAAEDSSFFEHSGISFKGLGRAVSETITGSDVQTGGSTITMQVAKNYYLSPERTLKRKLTEIFLARKIEQNLSKEEILTLYVNKIFLGKNAYGIAAAAKIYYNKSLDELSIAQMAMIAGLPKAPSRYNPVANPKRALERRNWILGRMLQLGYLNQSQYQEAIAEPINLDMPDRSTRNKFPYVGEMVRSELVENFGEQAIDSGYKVYTTIHSERQAYAEQAVQDGLEAYDRRHGWRGAEAHDQPLQNFRVYANTYPAEVTKVNNNSFEALMQDGTTVTVPWSGMSWARPYRSADSVGAAPSRASQIVKVKDIVRLRPNENKSSWALVQTPQVQGQLIALNPNNGAIEAIVGGYNFYQSKFNRATQGWRQPGSTIKPFVYALALERGMTPHTMVNDAPITIGKWSPRNSDGRYLGMIPLRRALYLSRNTVSVRLLQTVGIERTRQLFMDFGLQDNQIPRNYTIALGTPQVLPIQMATGYATFANGGYRIQPHFITRIEDAYGKTIFEAKPEYACISCINAQEESPQPTAALTPDDEAIEINNKTLAQKPETPKISAEDSNYRQAERILKSSSAYDMANILRDVIQHGTGRAALRIGRSDIGGKTGTTNDAKDAWFAGFNGKLVTVTWVGFDQPKTLGRREYGGVAALPIWTDFMGNALKGTPEAWVRLDRNAKAPINRNKVVQGEQEQHDPSSPPLATPLYRPAPVVAPKRQSNDFEDLPDQEIRIPDDERVAPRDQPPQPNRVVDPLENLIEELE encoded by the coding sequence ATGAAAAAGCTATCTTGTTCAGGCCTTGTTCATCCATTTTTTTTGATCATTATCATTATTTTGATCTCAATTCCGATGGGTTTCTATGGCATGTATCTCTATATTGCCCCATCTTTGCCTGAAATGTCTACGCTTAAAAAGGCGCCTTTATTAAAGCCTTTACAAGTTTTTAGCTCAGATAATGAGCTCATTGCAGAGTATGGTGGCAAGCTTTCTGTTCCTGTGAATTATGAACAGATTCCGAAAGAATTTATTCACGCCTTCCTCGCTGCAGAAGATTCCAGTTTCTTCGAACACAGCGGGATCAGCTTTAAAGGCTTAGGACGTGCAGTCAGTGAAACTATTACCGGCTCTGATGTACAGACTGGCGGTTCGACCATTACCATGCAGGTCGCCAAAAACTACTATTTAAGTCCCGAACGTACTTTAAAGCGTAAGCTGACTGAAATTTTCCTGGCACGTAAAATAGAACAGAATTTAAGTAAAGAAGAAATTCTGACTTTATATGTCAATAAAATTTTCTTGGGGAAAAATGCTTACGGCATTGCGGCAGCAGCGAAAATCTATTACAACAAAAGTTTAGATGAGCTTTCGATTGCGCAAATGGCAATGATTGCTGGCCTACCTAAAGCACCTTCTCGTTATAATCCGGTGGCCAACCCTAAACGTGCATTAGAACGCCGTAACTGGATTTTAGGTCGCATGCTGCAATTGGGGTATCTGAATCAAAGCCAATATCAGGAAGCCATTGCTGAACCGATTAACCTGGATATGCCTGACCGCAGTACGCGTAACAAATTTCCCTACGTCGGTGAAATGGTTCGCTCTGAACTGGTAGAAAATTTTGGTGAACAGGCCATAGATTCAGGTTATAAAGTCTACACAACGATTCATAGTGAACGTCAGGCTTATGCTGAACAGGCGGTACAGGACGGTTTAGAAGCTTATGATCGTCGTCATGGCTGGCGAGGTGCCGAAGCTCATGATCAGCCCCTGCAAAATTTCCGTGTCTATGCCAATACTTATCCTGCTGAAGTGACCAAGGTCAATAATAATAGCTTTGAAGCGTTGATGCAGGATGGTACAACCGTAACTGTGCCTTGGTCAGGCATGTCCTGGGCCCGTCCTTATCGTAGTGCAGATAGTGTAGGTGCTGCACCAAGCAGAGCATCACAGATTGTCAAAGTTAAAGATATTGTTCGTTTAAGGCCTAACGAGAATAAAAGTTCCTGGGCACTGGTACAAACGCCTCAGGTACAGGGCCAATTAATTGCATTGAACCCGAATAATGGTGCGATTGAAGCCATTGTGGGTGGTTATAATTTTTATCAATCCAAATTTAACCGTGCGACTCAAGGCTGGCGTCAGCCGGGTTCAACTATTAAACCCTTCGTTTACGCTCTGGCTTTAGAACGTGGTATGACTCCACACACCATGGTCAATGATGCACCGATTACTATTGGTAAATGGAGTCCGCGTAATTCGGATGGCCGTTATTTAGGGATGATTCCTTTACGTCGTGCTTTATATCTGTCACGTAACACGGTTTCAGTACGCCTATTACAAACTGTTGGTATTGAGCGTACACGTCAGTTATTTATGGATTTTGGCTTGCAGGATAACCAGATTCCACGGAACTATACCATTGCTCTAGGTACACCTCAGGTTTTACCAATCCAGATGGCTACTGGTTATGCTACGTTCGCCAATGGCGGTTATCGGATTCAGCCACATTTTATTACGCGGATCGAAGATGCCTATGGCAAGACCATTTTTGAGGCTAAGCCTGAATATGCCTGCATCTCGTGTATTAATGCTCAGGAAGAAAGTCCTCAACCAACAGCCGCACTCACTCCTGATGATGAAGCAATTGAAATCAATAACAAGACCCTAGCGCAAAAACCAGAGACACCAAAAATCTCGGCTGAAGACAGTAATTACCGTCAGGCAGAACGTATTTTAAAATCTAGTTCTGCTTATGATATGGCCAATATCCTGCGTGATGTGATTCAGCATGGTACAGGACGTGCTGCTTTAAGAATTGGTCGTAGCGATATTGGGGGTAAAACCGGTACCACCAATGATGCCAAAGATGCCTGGTTTGCAGGTTTTAATGGCAAGCTGGTCACCGTTACCTGGGTCGGTTTCGACCAGCCAAAAACTTTAGGTCGCCGTGAATACGGTGGCGTGGCAGCCTTACCAATCTGGACCGACTTTATGGGTAATGCCTTAAAAGGTACACCAGAAGCTTGGGTTCGCCTGGATCGTAATGCTAAAGCACCTATTAACCGTAATAAAGTAGTGCAAGGTGAGCAGGAACAGCATGATCCGTCTTCTCCACCTTTAGCGACGCCTCTGTATCGCCCTGCCCCGGTTGTAGCACCTAAACGACAAAGCAATGATTTTGAAGATTTGCCTGATCAGGAAATTCGCATACCGGATGATGAAAGAGTGGCCCCAAGAGACCAGCCACCACAGCCAAATCGGGTGGTGGATCCTTTGGAAAACTTGATTGAAGAACTTGAATAA
- a CDS encoding type 4a pilus biogenesis protein PilO: MSNDGFDELSQDVVAVPRKKMTVEKFFQQFNTLDPNNYGSWPLSVKITCWIFIVILVFMLGYFGFIRGKIEAISQASAQEQNLLNEFREKESKLRNLQQYQIQLQEMEARFNQQLEQLPKETEIPGLVEDINLSGVNSGLKFKNIRLEPEIKQEFFIEQPIAIEATGDYHAFGSFVSSIAGLSRIVTLHDFTITGTENKEKKSEIPVIDYVVKAKTYRYVGNADASSTPATTDTQGAQ; this comes from the coding sequence ATGAGTAATGACGGATTCGATGAATTAAGCCAAGACGTAGTGGCTGTTCCTAGAAAAAAAATGACAGTTGAAAAATTCTTTCAACAATTCAATACACTAGATCCAAATAATTATGGTAGCTGGCCATTATCAGTCAAAATTACCTGCTGGATCTTTATTGTTATTCTGGTTTTTATGCTGGGGTATTTCGGGTTTATTCGCGGTAAGATAGAAGCGATTTCACAAGCCAGTGCTCAAGAACAAAACCTGTTAAATGAATTCCGGGAAAAGGAATCTAAGCTTCGTAATTTACAGCAGTATCAGATTCAGTTGCAGGAGATGGAAGCACGTTTTAATCAGCAATTGGAACAATTGCCGAAAGAAACTGAAATTCCAGGTCTGGTTGAAGATATTAACCTGAGTGGAGTGAACTCCGGACTGAAATTCAAGAATATTCGCTTGGAACCTGAAATCAAACAGGAATTCTTTATTGAGCAGCCGATCGCGATTGAAGCCACTGGGGATTATCATGCCTTTGGTTCTTTTGTGAGCAGTATTGCAGGTCTTTCGCGCATCGTTACACTGCATGACTTCACCATTACAGGGACTGAAAATAAAGAAAAGAAATCTGAAATTCCTGTCATTGATTATGTAGTAAAAGCTAAAACCTACCGTTATGTAGGAAATGCAGACGCGTCATCTACTCCAGCTACAACTGATACGCAGGGAGCTCAGTAA
- the aroB gene encoding 3-dehydroquinate synthase: protein MKTLYVELGERRYPIFIGSNLNPQELLEPYIHGKQVMVVSNETVAPLYLDRYKAALENLGKTVATCILPDGEKYKNIEHLNLIFDALLEAGFNRDCTVLALGGGVIGDMAGFASACFQRGVYFIQVPTTLLSQVDSSVGGKTGINHPLGKNMIGAFQQPQVVLADMSQLSTLPDRELSAGLAEVIKYALLGDEEFLVWLEANMEGLIARDEQLLAEAVYRSCAHKARIVANDEKEQGERALLNLGHTFGHAIESYLGYGEWLHGEAVATGMVMAADLSHRMGWISLEDLERTKKIISRAQLPIVCPKIPLDDFLAYMAHDKKVLNGQLRLVLLQQLGKAVITRDFDVELMQQAILAHQA from the coding sequence ATGAAAACCTTATATGTCGAACTCGGTGAACGTCGTTATCCTATTTTTATTGGCAGTAACTTGAATCCTCAGGAATTGCTTGAGCCCTATATTCATGGCAAGCAGGTGATGGTTGTCAGTAATGAGACGGTGGCACCACTCTATCTGGATCGCTATAAGGCTGCATTGGAAAATTTGGGTAAAACTGTGGCGACCTGTATTTTGCCAGATGGTGAGAAATACAAAAATATTGAGCATCTAAACCTAATTTTTGATGCATTGCTTGAGGCAGGCTTTAACCGCGACTGTACGGTTCTGGCACTCGGTGGTGGTGTTATTGGAGATATGGCCGGTTTTGCCTCTGCCTGTTTCCAGCGTGGTGTCTATTTTATTCAGGTGCCAACGACTTTACTCTCTCAAGTGGATTCCAGCGTGGGCGGTAAAACTGGCATTAATCATCCACTGGGTAAAAATATGATTGGTGCTTTCCAGCAGCCACAAGTGGTGTTGGCAGATATGTCACAGCTGTCAACTTTACCAGATCGTGAACTGTCTGCAGGCTTGGCTGAAGTGATTAAATATGCCTTGCTCGGTGATGAAGAATTTCTGGTCTGGTTAGAAGCCAATATGGAAGGTCTTATTGCTCGTGATGAGCAATTGCTGGCCGAAGCAGTTTATCGTTCTTGTGCACATAAAGCTCGTATTGTAGCCAATGATGAAAAAGAGCAGGGTGAGCGTGCTTTACTTAATCTCGGTCATACATTCGGTCATGCGATTGAGTCTTATCTGGGTTATGGTGAATGGCTGCACGGAGAAGCGGTAGCAACCGGTATGGTGATGGCAGCAGATTTATCCCATCGCATGGGCTGGATTTCATTAGAAGACCTTGAGCGTACAAAAAAAATCATTTCTCGTGCGCAATTACCTATTGTTTGTCCTAAAATCCCACTTGACGATTTCTTGGCTTACATGGCTCACGACAAGAAAGTTTTAAATGGGCAGCTTCGTCTTGTATTATTGCAGCAACTTGGAAAAGCGGTCATTACTCGAGACTTTGATGTCGAGTTGATGCAACAGGCGATTTTAGCTCATCAGGCATAG
- a CDS encoding pilus assembly protein PilM, with protein sequence MRRLYRKPNKGLIGVDISSTSVKVLELSVKNGRYWVESYALVPLPESSVVEKNILNPEAVGDALGRAINLANTQSSQSAFAIPTSMVITKIIEMDADMSDDEREIQIREDAEQYIPFPLDEASLDFEVLPDRLTNPNRVNVLLVATRIENVEARSEVLQIANLNPKIADVESFALENAFKVFSDTLPMGVNTVGILDIGHSMTTLSVMQNNKIIYTREQVFGGKQLTQEIQNRYGLSFEEAGRAKKTRALPDDYDIEVLEPFLDAVVQQAARSLQFFFSSSQFNEIDHILLAGGNANIPGLAKLLQQKLGYRVTIANPFLQMGFSPQIDIKKIENDASSLMVACGLALRSFD encoded by the coding sequence GTGCGCAGGTTATATCGTAAGCCAAATAAGGGGTTAATAGGAGTGGATATTAGTTCGACTTCTGTTAAAGTTTTAGAGCTCTCTGTAAAGAACGGTCGGTACTGGGTAGAAAGTTATGCTTTGGTCCCACTACCAGAAAGTAGTGTCGTTGAAAAAAATATTTTAAATCCAGAAGCGGTGGGTGATGCGTTGGGGCGTGCGATTAATTTGGCCAATACCCAGTCCAGTCAGTCAGCCTTTGCGATTCCAACTTCTATGGTCATCACCAAGATCATCGAAATGGATGCTGATATGTCGGATGATGAACGTGAAATTCAGATTCGTGAAGATGCCGAACAATATATTCCTTTCCCACTTGATGAAGCCAGTCTGGACTTTGAAGTTCTGCCAGACCGTTTAACCAATCCGAACCGGGTTAATGTCCTGTTGGTAGCGACCCGAATCGAAAATGTCGAAGCACGTTCTGAAGTACTGCAAATTGCCAACCTCAATCCAAAAATTGCAGATGTCGAAAGTTTTGCATTAGAAAATGCATTCAAGGTGTTTTCGGATACCTTACCGATGGGGGTAAATACTGTCGGGATCCTGGATATTGGTCATAGTATGACGACCTTATCCGTCATGCAGAATAACAAGATCATTTATACTCGTGAGCAGGTTTTTGGTGGTAAGCAGCTGACTCAGGAAATCCAGAACCGTTATGGATTGTCTTTTGAGGAAGCAGGACGTGCTAAAAAAACCCGTGCCTTACCCGATGATTATGATATCGAAGTGCTGGAACCTTTTCTAGATGCAGTCGTGCAGCAGGCAGCGCGTTCATTACAGTTCTTCTTCTCTTCATCTCAGTTTAACGAGATTGACCATATTTTATTGGCAGGGGGGAATGCCAATATTCCAGGTCTGGCAAAACTATTACAGCAAAAACTCGGCTACCGGGTCACGATTGCCAATCCATTCCTGCAAATGGGCTTTTCTCCTCAAATTGATATTAAAAAAATTGAAAATGACGCGTCCTCACTCATGGTTGCATGTGGTTTGGCATTGAGGAGTTTTGATTAA
- a CDS encoding type IV pilus secretin PilQ family protein, whose protein sequence is MNHVFRQFSMGAVAIAVMQVASAQVSMTNVVPMQIPGQGTEIRVMFNGLPPQPQAYQLESPSRLILDFNEAQQNLKQSSIPVATAEASSVDVSSDAQRSRLTVNLANAGAFTTRVEGNTFILKINSATPVAIAQPVQQQVAQGITNIGFQRGAQGEGLVVIDLAGQNTPVDVQQQGTKVIVRTLGSKIPAHLTRRLNVNDFATPVSTVDAVNQNGSGVITIQSTESYEYMAFQTDNKLTISLKRPEVKGPLRPKSVAYTGKKISLDFQDIEVRRVLQLLADFTDINMVAADSVQGNITLRLKEVPWDQALDIVLKTKNLDKRRNGNVIWIAPVAELIKAEEEEAKALKQSVALAPIQTEYMQLSYAKAADIEKLITQNKSASGSGNSSNSTNNDDKESLLSSRGSISIDARTNTIIVNDTQPFIDKIRNMVDLLDVQVKQVMVEARIVRATTDFTKEMGVKWGILSQGITNNNHLLVGGSDTTLWDLREPEFDSERGGWTYEIQRPDNLNVDLGVTSPGASRIAFGLISLSDFMLDLELSALQADGYGEVISTPKVLTADKQKATVASGSQIPYQSAEGGGANAVSTTEFIDATLSLDVTPSITPDGKVQMELNITSDSPGNPTPTGQLTINKNQINTNVLVDNGETVVLGGIFEQETRNAQTKVPFLGDLPYLGRLFRKDVKSDNKRELLIFVTPRIVNDSVSRNH, encoded by the coding sequence ATGAATCATGTGTTTCGTCAGTTTTCTATGGGGGCTGTCGCGATTGCTGTGATGCAAGTAGCGAGTGCGCAAGTTTCAATGACCAATGTAGTGCCAATGCAAATTCCTGGACAGGGAACTGAAATCCGGGTGATGTTTAATGGCTTGCCACCTCAGCCTCAAGCTTATCAGCTTGAATCTCCATCACGCCTGATTCTGGATTTTAATGAGGCCCAACAAAATCTAAAACAGTCTAGTATTCCAGTCGCAACTGCTGAAGCCAGTTCAGTGGATGTTAGCTCAGATGCACAGCGTTCTCGACTGACGGTGAATCTCGCTAATGCAGGTGCATTTACGACGCGTGTGGAAGGCAATACCTTTATTTTAAAAATTAATTCTGCCACTCCAGTCGCTATTGCTCAGCCTGTACAACAGCAGGTCGCTCAGGGGATTACTAATATTGGTTTCCAGCGGGGTGCGCAAGGTGAAGGACTGGTGGTAATTGATCTGGCAGGTCAGAACACACCAGTCGATGTACAGCAGCAGGGAACCAAAGTGATTGTGCGGACTCTGGGCTCCAAGATTCCGGCACATTTGACCCGACGTTTGAATGTGAATGATTTTGCCACGCCTGTTTCAACCGTAGATGCAGTCAATCAAAATGGTTCAGGTGTAATTACTATTCAGTCTACAGAAAGTTATGAATATATGGCTTTCCAGACGGATAATAAGCTGACGATTAGTTTGAAGCGTCCAGAAGTTAAGGGTCCATTACGTCCTAAATCAGTCGCTTATACAGGCAAGAAAATTTCCCTCGATTTCCAAGATATTGAAGTTCGTCGAGTTCTACAATTATTAGCCGATTTTACCGATATCAATATGGTTGCTGCAGATAGCGTACAGGGTAATATTACCTTACGCCTCAAAGAAGTGCCTTGGGATCAGGCTTTAGATATTGTATTAAAAACCAAAAATCTGGATAAACGTCGTAATGGTAATGTGATCTGGATTGCACCAGTGGCAGAACTAATTAAGGCCGAAGAAGAAGAAGCTAAGGCTTTAAAACAAAGCGTTGCACTTGCACCGATTCAAACTGAATATATGCAGCTCAGTTATGCAAAAGCAGCAGATATTGAAAAACTGATTACTCAAAATAAAAGTGCATCAGGATCAGGTAATTCAAGTAATAGTACTAATAACGATGATAAAGAAAGTTTATTAAGTTCACGTGGCTCTATCTCTATTGATGCTCGTACCAATACCATTATTGTGAATGATACCCAGCCATTTATTGATAAAATTCGCAATATGGTGGATCTGCTGGATGTACAGGTAAAGCAGGTGATGGTAGAGGCGCGTATTGTCCGTGCAACCACTGACTTTACTAAAGAAATGGGGGTGAAGTGGGGGATTCTATCTCAAGGGATTACCAATAATAATCACCTTCTCGTTGGTGGTAGTGATACGACTCTTTGGGATTTGAGGGAGCCTGAATTTGATAGTGAAAGAGGGGGGTGGACCTATGAAATTCAGAGACCGGATAACCTTAATGTGGATCTAGGTGTAACTAGTCCAGGAGCAAGTCGCATCGCCTTTGGTTTAATTAGCCTATCAGATTTTATGCTGGATCTTGAACTTTCTGCGCTACAGGCAGATGGTTATGGTGAAGTAATTTCTACACCAAAAGTGCTCACTGCTGACAAGCAAAAAGCGACTGTGGCATCTGGTTCCCAAATTCCTTATCAGTCCGCAGAAGGTGGTGGTGCTAATGCAGTTTCAACTACTGAATTTATTGATGCAACTTTAAGTTTAGATGTAACGCCAAGTATTACACCAGATGGTAAAGTGCAGATGGAGTTGAATATTACCAGTGACTCACCAGGAAATCCGACACCTACTGGACAGTTAACGATTAATAAAAACCAGATCAATACTAATGTACTGGTTGATAATGGTGAAACAGTAGTACTTGGTGGTATTTTTGAGCAAGAAACTCGAAATGCACAAACTAAAGTTCCTTTCTTGGGCGATCTACCTTATTTAGGTCGTTTATTCCGTAAAGATGTAAAATCGGATAACAAACGTGAGCTACTGATTTTTGTTACACCTCGAATTGTTAATGACAGTGTTTCAAGAAATCATTAA
- a CDS encoding pilus assembly protein PilP, whose protein sequence is MNIIKITSALTLGLLLVGCESRIDAVNQEMANIRNQPPLPIEPAPDFIPTEMFNYAAHQLKSPFLPSSLAAELKIMAGKRVYPNLSRQLQPLESYPLETLSMKGSMRNQAGQILALIQTPDGEIERIQRGSYMGLNHGRVTRITPTQIDLIEIIPDGREGYVERPRSLVLIGPAP, encoded by the coding sequence ATGAATATCATTAAAATTACTTCAGCTTTAACGCTCGGACTTTTATTGGTGGGCTGCGAATCAAGAATTGATGCAGTCAATCAGGAAATGGCCAATATTCGTAATCAACCACCATTACCGATTGAACCGGCACCAGATTTTATTCCGACAGAAATGTTTAATTACGCAGCTCATCAGCTGAAAAGTCCTTTCCTGCCAAGCTCTTTAGCAGCTGAATTGAAAATTATGGCAGGTAAGCGAGTTTATCCGAACTTGTCACGCCAATTACAGCCTTTAGAAAGCTATCCACTCGAAACCTTAAGCATGAAAGGCAGTATGCGGAATCAGGCGGGGCAGATTCTGGCTTTAATTCAAACGCCTGATGGGGAAATTGAGCGGATACAACGTGGCAGCTATATGGGACTTAATCATGGTCGTGTAACGAGAATTACGCCGACACAGATTGACTTGATTGAGATTATTCCAGATGGCCGTGAGGGATATGTGGAACGACCACGAAGTCTGGTTTTGATTGGGCCAGCGCCATAA
- a CDS encoding IS4 family transposase, which produces MSLSEHLESTLEHSLPSLNHFCELIDLNWIETSLHQTGKASIRRRKLPAEHVVWLVIGLALFRNQPISYVVEQLNLVFGTTEYCVPSAAVQARQRLGQEPLSTLFSLLSQAWFDETQQQYSNFQGLSICAVDGVVWSMPLTEENFNHFGSSKGKTAVAPYPQVRATCLVNTNTHEIIDAQIGSMDQGELTLANQLSPPAQSITLFDRAYFSADFLIGWQTRAESSHWLMRAKDNLRYEIIKRNSPHDFHIRMPISPRAKKLNPTLGDYWEARLIEVEQAGKIRRYITSLLDSKTYPLIALAKLYAQRWEIEMCYREIKSNLQKGKLLRSKQPDLIYQELWGVLIAYNVLRRQMKHMAQRAKVSPLRISFHIASIALLNLLRFDSLASAGNLPKHLESLMEKSNRYVIPERRVRSYPRVVKGKPQKYPRKSQSIS; this is translated from the coding sequence ATGTCTTTATCTGAACATTTAGAATCCACTCTTGAACATTCTCTCCCATCACTCAACCATTTTTGTGAACTTATTGATTTAAATTGGATTGAAACAAGCCTGCATCAAACAGGTAAGGCATCAATCAGAAGGAGAAAATTACCTGCTGAGCATGTGGTTTGGCTTGTTATTGGGCTTGCCTTGTTTCGAAATCAACCCATCAGCTATGTTGTAGAGCAATTAAACCTCGTGTTTGGTACAACAGAATATTGTGTTCCTAGTGCAGCAGTCCAAGCACGACAACGTTTAGGACAAGAGCCTTTAAGTACCTTATTCTCTCTGCTCAGCCAAGCATGGTTTGATGAAACACAGCAACAATATTCAAACTTTCAAGGACTTAGCATATGTGCTGTTGATGGGGTGGTTTGGTCTATGCCGCTGACCGAAGAGAACTTTAATCATTTTGGCTCATCTAAAGGTAAAACTGCTGTAGCACCTTACCCACAAGTGAGAGCCACGTGCCTAGTCAATACCAATACCCATGAAATCATAGATGCCCAAATAGGCAGTATGGATCAGGGTGAACTCACATTAGCAAATCAATTATCTCCTCCAGCACAAAGTATTACATTATTTGATCGAGCTTATTTCTCTGCTGATTTTCTAATAGGGTGGCAAACACGTGCAGAATCAAGTCATTGGCTGATGCGAGCAAAAGATAATTTACGTTATGAAATTATTAAACGGAATTCCCCACATGATTTTCATATCAGGATGCCAATATCACCTAGAGCCAAGAAGCTTAACCCAACGTTAGGGGATTATTGGGAGGCACGTTTGATTGAAGTTGAGCAGGCAGGAAAAATCAGACGTTACATTACTTCATTATTAGATTCAAAGACATACCCACTTATAGCCTTGGCAAAGTTATATGCTCAGCGTTGGGAAATTGAAATGTGTTACCGAGAAATTAAAAGCAATTTGCAGAAAGGTAAGCTCTTAAGAAGCAAGCAACCAGACTTAATTTATCAAGAATTATGGGGTGTCTTGATTGCCTATAATGTTCTGAGACGACAAATGAAACATATGGCTCAACGAGCTAAAGTAAGTCCTTTGAGAATCAGTTTTCATATTGCATCTATTGCCCTTCTTAATTTACTCAGATTCGACTCTTTGGCTTCTGCAGGTAATCTCCCCAAACATCTGGAAAGTTTAATGGAGAAATCTAATCGGTATGTTATACCTGAGAGAAGAGTGAGGAGTTATCCAAGGGTTGTAAAAGGAAAACCTCAAAAATACCCAAGAAAAAGCCAGTCAATCTCTTAA